A window of the Trichoderma asperellum chromosome 6, complete sequence genome harbors these coding sequences:
- a CDS encoding uncharacterized protein (EggNog:ENOG41~TransMembrane:1 (n4-14c19/20o938-958i)~SECRETED:SignalP(1-19)~BUSCO:EOG092D0NEP): protein MRRTLQSALLLGLSSLVAAVFKDEVGDIDFHHALVGVPQVETTFFHRPKKDEKASYLYTLSDAGILGAVNPNSGALVWRQQIADGVSHGGGYLRAPEGENWVAAAYGQRVQSWAALSGRNLWDVEFGGEVKDLEIMELTESARKDVLVLSDEDGVTVLRRLHGALGTIVWEFREVSKDIPLQVSTSLTNVYVVSLHGSPSSYSLKVTSLEPATGGRVDHWTVGTKGEVHEPSDVMFVGANSAAPILAWASNDLTKLNVHVLGTKTKQEFPLLADTVSIAIHAPHLVQSQPHFLVHTRTTTGNKGEVFHTDLKSGRITRAYELPLLPGLGTFSTSSEGANVYFTRVTEDEVLVVSSDSHSVLARDSLAPEARTGAIHAVSEVIKKAGGKEFAIRSATVTAAQDWILIRNGKLDWSRHEGLSGAVAAAWAEIPEAEDLAKVLAEEAHTNPWNAYVHRLTRHINDLQYLPDYLASIPTRVIESITGGAVVVSKTEGLHRDSFGFNKIIILATRRGRFYALDTGNHGQIVWSVDVFPQAPGAALDVKGIVVNDSEGTVTVQGSKGEFAVIKVADGQIVEARPGQDSAIVSSAAVVESDGSKWLLAFDQDRKPIGDALKDHPLDQTIVVRDENDIIKGVKFVNEDGEIVRHEIWQLQLLPGQKIASIAKLPPHDPVASIGRVLGDRTVNYKYLNPNIIVVAAIDNSASALSIYVVDTVSGQLLASQVYDGVDGDKDISCTLSENWYSCAFFGQYALNDGTNRDIKGYQVVVSDLYESPNPNDRGPLGDAETFSPLDPVDTPTGVPLPFVVSQTWIISEPLTNLTVTETRQGISSRQLLAYLPESHAVLGITRHGIDPRRPVGRDPSAAEMEAEGLIKYTPAIQIDGRNLLSHERDVVGVRGIVATPAVVESTSLVVAYGIDVFGSQVAPSGTFDILGKGFNKITLLATVVALTWGVVILAPMVRRKQINRKWEAFL from the exons ATGCGGCGCACACTCCAATCGGCCCTGCTGCTGGGCCTGTCGTCGCTCGTGGCCGCCGTCTTCAAGGACGAGGTTGGCGACATCGACTTCCACCACGCCCTGGTCGGCGTCCCCCAGGTCGAAACCACCTTCTTCCACCGGCCGAAAAAGGACGAGAAAGCGAGCTATCTATACACGCTCAGCGATGCTGGCATTCTGGGAGCAGTGAACCCCAATTCGGGCGCTCTAGTTTGGCGCCAGCAGATTGCTGACGGCGTCTcccatggcggcggctacTTGAGGGCTCCCGAGGGCGAGAACTGGGTGGCGGCCGCGTATGGCCAGCGAGTCCAGTCGTGGGCTGCATTGAGCGGCAGGAATCTGTGGGACGTCGAGTTTGGCGGCGAGGTCAAGGACTTGGAGATCATGGAGCTCACCGAGAGCGCGCGAAAGGATGTCCTCGTCTTGTCTGACGAGGATGGCGTCACCGTTCTGCGGAGGCTCCATGGTGCTTTGGGAACCATTGTTTGGGAGTTTCGCGAAGTCTCCAAGGATATTCCTCTCCAGGTATCAACCAGCCTCACCAACGTCTACGTTGTCAGTCTTCACGGCTCGCCTTCTTCGTACAGCTTGAAAGTCACTTCTTTGGAGCCGGCGACGGGAGGACGAGTTGACCACTGGACGGTTGGCACCAAGGGCGAAGTCCATGAGCCAAGCGATGTCATGTTTGTTGGTGCAAACTCGGCAGCTCCGATTCTGGCATGGGCCAGCAACGACCTGACCAAGCTGAACGTCCATGTTCTTGGCACAAAGACGAAGCAAGAGTTCCCCCTTCTCGCCGATACcgtctccatcgccatccacGCTCCTCACTTGGTCCAGTCTCAGCCCCATTTCTTGGTTCACACCCGCACCACGACCGGCAACAAGGGCGAGGTCTTCCACACCGACTTGAAGTCTGGCCGCATTACCAGGGCATACGAGCTCCCCCTGCTCCCCGGACTTGGCACCTTCTCTACTAGCTCAGAGGGCGCCAATGTCTACTTCACCCGTGTAACTGAAGACGAGGTGCTTGTTGTGTCTTCCGATTCGCACAGCGTCCTGGCCCGTGACTCTCTCGCCCCCGAGGCCCGTACAGGAGCTATCCACGCAGTCTCTGAAGTCATCAAAAAGGCTGGCGGCAAAGAGTTTGCTATTCGCTCTGCTACTGTCACTGCCGCACAAGACTGGATTCTCATTCGAAACGGCAAGCTCGACTGGAGTCGCCATGAGGGCCTCAGCGGCGCTGTCGCTGCGGCTTGGGCAGAGATTCCAGAGGCTGAGGATCTGGCCAAAGTGCTCGCTGAGGAGGCACACACCAACCCATGGAATGCCTATGTCCACCGCCTCACTCGACACATCAATGATCTCCAGTATCTCCCTGACTACCTTGCATCTATCCCAACTCGAGTCATTGAGAGCATTACTGGCGGTGCCGTCGTGGTATCAAAGACGGAAGGCCTTCACCGTGACTCCTTTGGTTTCAACAAGATCATTATCCTTGCCACCCGGCGAGGTCGGTTCTATGCCCTTGACACGGGAAATCACGGCCAAATTGTTTGGTCTGTTGACGTATTCCCTCAAGCACCTGGTGCCGCTCTGGATGTGAAGGGTATCGTGGTCAACGACTCGGAGGGCACAGTCACGGTCCAAGGCTCCAAGGGTGAGTTTGCTGTCATCAAGGTGGCTGATGGTCAAATTGTCGAGGCTCGTCCTGGCCAAGATTCGGCTATTGTCTCTTCTGCTGCAGTTGTTGAGAGCGATGGTAGCAAATGGCTGCTTGCTTTTGATCAGGATCGAAAGCCAATTGGCGATGCCCTGAAAGATCACCCTCTTGACCAGACCATCGTTGTCCGAGACGAGAACGACATCATCAAGGGAGTCAAGTTTGTcaatgaagatggcgaaATTGTGAGACACGAGAtttggcagcttcagctgctcCCAGGCCAGAAGATTGCGAGCATCGCCAAGCTCCCACCCCATGATCCCGTTGCCTCCATTGGCCGTGTTCTGGGAGATCGAACAGTCAACTACAAGTACTTAAACCCCAACATTATTGTCGTCGCTGCTATTGATAACTCTGCATCTGCTCTTTCGATTTATGTCGTGGACACCGTCTCCGGCCAGCTGCTTGCATCGCAAGTATATGACGGCGTGGATGGTGACAAGGACATTTCCTGCACCCTGTCGGAGAATTGGTACAGCTGTGCCTTCTTTGGACAGTATGCTCTGAATGACGGCACAAACCGGGATATCAAGGGATACCAGGTTGTTGTGTCTGACTTGTATGAGTCACCAAACCCTAATGACCGTGGTCCTCTGGGTGATGCGGAAACCTTCTCGCCTCTGGATCCTGTTGATACCCCGACTGGCGTGCCTCTTCCATTTGTGGTATCCCAGACCTGGATCATCTCGGAGCCTCTGACCAACTTGACCGTGACTGAGACGCGCCAAGGTATTAGCAGCCGACAGCTCCTGGCCTACTTGCCTGAGTCTCATGCTGTCCTGGGCATCACTCGCCACGGAATTGATCCTCGTCGACCCGTCGGCCGGGACCCGTCTGCGGCGGAGATGGAAGCCGAAGGTCTTATCAAGTACACACCTGCCATTCAGATTGATGGTCGGAACCTGCTCTCGCACGAGCGCGATGTTGTTGGTGTGAGAGGCATCGTGGCCACGCCGGCCGTGGTCGAGAGCACAAGCTTGGTGGTGGCATATGGCATTGACGTCTTCGGATCTCAAGTTGCACCGAGTGGAACATTTGATATCCTAGGCAAGGGATTCAACAAGATCACTTTACTGGCTACAGTGGTGGCGCTCACATGGGGAGTGGTGATTTTGGCACCGATG GTTCGGAGGAAGCAGATCAACCGAAAGTGGGAGGCGTTCTTGTAG